A region from the Euwallacea similis isolate ESF13 chromosome 23, ESF131.1, whole genome shotgun sequence genome encodes:
- the SppL gene encoding signal peptide peptidase-like 3, whose product MADSQGQTVEYQWAYSIMDSSRVSTFLISMLLIVYGSFRSLNMEQEAREKAHGSANCLLNPSQTAQPENNVQTLDTMHALCLPLGASISLLVMFFFFDSMQMLFAICTAIIATVALAFLLLPMCQYIIRPCSDGNKISFGMCGRFTAAELLSFSLSVFIVCIWVLTGHWLLMDAMGMGLCVAFIAFVRLPSLKVSTLLLTGLLIYDVFWVFFSSYIFSANVMVKVATRPAENPVGLVARKLHIGGVVKEAPKLSLPGKLVFPSIHNSGHFSMLGLGDIVMPGLLLCFVLRYDAYKKSQGLAAPGSRLTYFHCSLLGYFLGLLTATVSSEVFKAAQPALLYLVPFTLLPLLTMAYLKGDLRRMWSEPFKSLSVAKHLQDV is encoded by the exons ATGGCAGACAGCCAAGGGCAAACAGTTGAATACCAATGGGCTTATTCCATCATGGACTCAAGTCGAGTCTCCACCTTTCTCATTTCCATGCTCCTCATAGTTTACGGCAGTTTTCGAAGTCTGAATATGGAGCAGGAAGCTCGAGAGAAAGCTCATGGATCCGCAAATTGTCTCTTAAATCCTTCACAGACTGCCCAACCAGAAAATAATGTTCAAACATTAGACACCATGCATGCATTGTGCTTGCCTTTAGGAGCCAGTATTTCACTACTGGTGatgtttttcttctttgaCTCCATGCAAATGTTGTTTGCAATTTGTACAGCAA ttataGCGACAGTAGCTCTGGCATTCCTCCTCCTTCCAATGTGTCAGTACATCATCAGACCCTGCTCAGATGGCAATAAAATATCCTTTGGGATGTGTGGTCGGTTTACGGCCGCTGAGCTgctctctttctctctttcCGTCTTCATTGTTTGCATATGGGTGTTAACAG GTCACTGGTTGCTGATGGACGCCATGGGCATGGGCCTCTGCGTCGCCTTCATAGCTTTCGTCCGTTTACCCAGCCTCAAAGTCTCAACGTTGCTCTTGACTGGTTTGCTTATCTACGACGTTTTTTGGGTCTTCTTTTCATCCTACATCTTTAGCGCTAATGTCATGGTTAAG GTTGCTACGAGGCCAGCTGAAAATCCTGTAGGTTTAGTGGCGAGAAAATTGCACATCGGGGGCGTCGTCAAAGAGGCTCCCAAACTCAGTCTACCAGGGAAATTGGTATTCCCGAGCATTCATAACAGCGGACATTTTAGCATGTTGG GTCTTGGAGATATAGTCATGCCAGGCCTTTTGCTTTGCTTCGTGCTGCGCTACGACGCTTATAAAAAATCGCAAGGCTTGGCAGCTCCCGGGTCCAGGCTCACTTACTTCCATTGTTCCTTATTGGGGTACTTCTTGGGCCTTCTTACTGCCACAGTCAGTTCGGAGGTGTTCAAGGCGGCACAACCGGCATTGCTGTACTTGGTACCTTTTACCCTTCTGCCCCTTTTGACTATGGCTTATCTCAAA ggCGATTTGAGACGCATGTGGTCAGAACCTTTTAAGTCTTTAAGTGTAGCCAAACATTTGCAAGACGTGTGA
- the RpL6 gene encoding large ribosomal subunit protein eL6, whose product MAPTEKKKSTKPRNYDLGNGVVRFSRSVVYHKKALYKFIGKKVEKKKKTLPPNNLAKSSKSFFNDPGRVIEKQIGGEKNGGKRYVLVKKRRAVYPTQDKIKKRPSKQLFKDHKRTLRPSITPGTILILLAGAHKGKRVVFLKQLHSGLLLVTGPYEINGCPLRRISQRYVIGTQTKIDISEVKLPKNLNDTYFKRQRQKRAKKEEGDIFQKKKEGYKVSDTRKADQKVVDAQLFAAIRKHADRKVLLAYLSAMFGLRSSQFPHRLQF is encoded by the exons ATGGCACCCACCGAGAAGAAGAAGTCTACCAAGCCGAGGAATTATGACCTCGGCAATGGGGTTGTCCGTTTCTCCAGAAGCGTAGTCTACCATAAAAAAGCtctatataaatttatagGCAAAAAAGttgagaagaagaagaagaccCTTCCTCCCAATAATCTGGCCAAGTCCAGTAAATCCTTTTTTAACGATCCTGGGCGGGTCATAGAAAAGCAGATTGGAGGTGAGAAAAATGGAGGAAAACGCTATGTGTTGGTAAAGAAGCGAAGGGCTGTGTACCCAACTCAAGACAA aattaagaAGAGGCCTTCAAAGCAGCTCTTCAAGGATCACAAAAGGACATTGAGGCCCTCAATCACTCCTGGTACTATACTTATTTTGTTGGCAGGAGCTCACAAAGGAAAAAGGGTAGTTTTCCTAAAGCAGCTCCACTCTGGCTTGCTTTTAGTTACTG gtCCTTATGAAATCAATGGTTGCCCCTTGAGGCGAATCAGCCAAAGGTATGTCATTGGTACACAAACAAAGATTGACATCAGTGAAGTGAAGCTTCCAAAGAACCTCAATGACACCTATTTCAAAAGGCAAAGGCAGAAGAGAGCCAAGAAGGAAGAGGGAGATATCTTTCAAAAAAAGAAGGAA GGTTACAAAGTAAGTGACACCAGGAAGGCTGACCAGAAAGTAGTGGACGCCCAACTGTTTGCAGCCATTAGGAAACATGCTGACAG GAAAGTACTATTGGCCTATTTGTCAGCCATGTTCGGACTCCGGTCAAGCCAGTTCCCACATAGGCTGCAATTTTAA